One genomic segment of Musa acuminata AAA Group cultivar baxijiao chromosome BXJ3-3, Cavendish_Baxijiao_AAA, whole genome shotgun sequence includes these proteins:
- the LOC135633253 gene encoding uncharacterized protein LOC135633253 gives MTASAMVTDVAISTEAFLDRPAALSAFCRLGSRISLGRDLIAADKAGEPADVDPDGEDSGGDFVDFEFRLNHPVAMLPADELFADGKLVPLQLAATKPVSMHSVAEIRSPEQPKSLRVAQVSGSDPYVFSPRAPSCTSRWRELLGLKRAAITKADRPENVSPAPAAAKSNNPNPDARSLKHFFHRNHKSSPLEPSLSLPLLRDSDSESVSISARLSLSSSSSSGPDHEDLPRFSLDSDKPNHHIPMVRLVRPLPAATELGRSRIRRTASSEMATPPPLTVPVDSPRMNPSGKVVFHGLERSSSSPGSFTGGPRPRPRGMERSYSANVVRVAPVLNVPVCSLRGSAKSSPVFGFGQLFSPPKKEKAGPGASAARSGGCAKTKSEKASNSWN, from the coding sequence ATGACTGCCTCCGCCATGGTTACCGACGTCGCCATCTCGACAGAGGCTTTCCTCGACCGGCCGGCGGCCTTATCGGCCTTCTGCCGCCTCGGCTCGAGGATCTCCCTCGGCCGCGATCTCATCGCCGCCGACAAGGCGGGGGAGCCGGCCGACGTGGACCCTGATGGGGAGGATTCTGGTGGAGACTTCGTCGACTTCGAGTTCCGGCTCAATCATCCCGTCGCCATGCTCCCTGCCGACGAGCTGTTCGCCGATGGGAAGCTGGTACCGCTTCAGCTGGCGGCGACGAAGCCGGTGTCGATGCACTCCGTGGCTGAGATCCGCTCGCCGGAACAGCCGAAGTCGCTGAGGGTGGCCCAGGTCTCTGGTTCGGACCCCTATGTCTTCTCTCCCCGCGCGCCGAGCTGCACCAGCCGATGGCGGGAGCTGCTCGGCCTCAAGCGGGCGGCGATCACGAAGGCGGACCGCCCCGAGAACGTTTCGCCCGCCCCTGCTGCCGCCAAGTCCAATAACCCTAACCCTGACGCCCGATCCCTGAAGCATTTCTTTCACCGGAACCACAAATCGTCCCCGCTCGAGCCGTCGCTGAGCCTGCCCCTCCTCCGCGACTCCGACTCGGAATCGGTCTCGATCTCCGcccgcctctccctctcctcttcctcctcctccggccCGGACCACGAGGACCTCCCACGGTTCTCCCTTGACTCCGACAAGCCCAACCACCACATCCCCATGGTCCGGCTGGTCCGGCCGCTGCCGGCAGCGACGGAACTCGGACGGAGCCGGATCAGGCGGACCGCGTCATCGGAGATGGCCACACCGCCGCCGCTGACCGTGCCGGTGGACAGCCCCCGGATGAACCCGTCGGGGAAGGTGGTGTTCCACGGGCTGGAGCGGAGCTCGAGCAGCCCCGGAAGCTTCACGGGCGGGCCGCGGCCGCGGCCGCGGGGGATGGAGCGGTCCTACTCCGCCAACGTCGTCCGGGTCGCCCCGGTCCTCAACGTCCCAGTATGCTCCCTCCGCGGCTCCGCAAAGTCCAGCCCGGTCTTCGGGTTCGGCCAGCTGTTCTCGCCGCCGAAGAAGGAGAAGGCCGGGCCGGGCGCATCCGCGGCTCGGAGCGGTGGCTGCGCGAAGACCAAGAGCGAGAAGGCATCGAATTCGTGGAATTAG
- the LOC103979023 gene encoding uncharacterized protein LOC103979023, whose amino-acid sequence MMNPASESRSSPQQHQTTVTSTTEIQSRQIIDDMFQKSWEAAERGYETCSYYESKLKQILQFAFIDIIISSMALFAVLIGQRDLKGRANELHLLICGYLTTCSLLCGVTLMFFTINLLSRKNHSVHRGQHMTTVFLLVISCALLILTAAGFSTLLHKRSMFLAALLPGCLLLGTLFYFIVHAGDVHDQNSTGYGSYKSELKHSLGLSSTVVSLAFSGLITTLIGTAKSNSDQALTINTKICIFQMFFAAMFGLLLMLLSSVPPSFKQQSTREFLTKLLKALSYSLLGSLALVAATAASAFLDVFLVLVLLPTPFLGVTLWFCKEWHSTQKQPHGPRTTTNVGHDLKLKLISKVGTTTTSISFGGLTGVFSGFIGRKGSELQLKICVLVMFFAFLSSFSVKLLTFSTPKPGNLMTVIKSLSTCSVLLLLFSAIIVFFLEFLGG is encoded by the exons ATGATGAATCCAGCATCAGAGTCTCGCTCAAGTCCTCAG CAACACCAAACCACTGTTACTTCCACGACCGAGATCCAGTCGCGGCAAATAATCGATGACATGTTTCAGAAATCATGGGAAGCT GCAGAAAGAGGTTATGAAACATGTAGCTATTATGAATCCAAGTTGAAGCAAATCCTACAGTTCGCCTTCATTGATATCATCATCAGCTCAATGGCACTGTTTGCAGTTTTAATAGGACAGCGAGATCTGAAAGGCCGTGCAAACGAATTACACCTTCTCATCTGCGGCTACCTCACCACCTGCAGTCTTCTCTGTGGGGTAACCCTAATGTTCTTCACCATCAATTTGCTAAGTCGCAAGAATCACAGTGTCCATAGAGGCCAGCATATGACCACCGTTTTCCTCCTCGTCATTTCATGCGCTCTCCTCATCCTTACAGCAGCTGGTTTCTCAACTCTCCTCCATAAACGCTCCATGTTTCTGGCAGCCCTGCTTCCGGGATGTTTGCTTCTCGGCACCCTCTTCTACTTCATAGTCCACGCAGGGGATGTTCATGATCAGAATTCCACAGGATATGGGAGCTATAAATCAGAGCTGAAACATTCGTTGGGTCTCTCATCCACTGTTGTCTCCCTTGCATTCAGTGGGCTGATAACTACTCTTATTGGGACCGCTAAAAGTAATTCGGATCAAGCCCTTACCATAAACACGAAAATCTGCATCTTTCAGATGTTCTTCGCCGCCATGTTCGGCCTTCTGTTGATGCTGCTCAGCTCAGTCCCACCGAGCTTCAAGCAGCAAAGCACCAGGGAGTTCCTTACCAAGCTCCTCAAAGCACTCAGCTACTCTCTGCTGGGCTCATTGGCACTCGTAGCCGCTACGGCGGCGTCTGCGTTCCTTGACGTCTTCCTTGTACTGGTTCTCCTGCCGACACCATTTCTTGGAGTCACTCTTTGGTTCTGCAAAGAGTGGCACAGCACCCAGAAACAGCCGCACGGACCGCGCACTACTACCAACGTTGGTCATGATCTCAAGCTCAAACTCATTTCCAAGGTCGGTACTACCACGACATCCATCAGCTTCGGAGGTCTTACGGGCGTCTTCTCAGGATTTATCGGCAGAAAAGGCAGTGAATTGCAGCTCAAGATCTGCGTGCTGGTGATGTTCTTCGCATTTCTGTCCAGTTTCAGCGTGAAGCTGCTCACTTTCAGTACTCCAAAGCCAGGAAATCTGATGACAGTTATCAAATCCTTAAGCACTTGCTCTGTCTTGTTGCTCCTATTCTCTGCCATTATCGTCTTCTTCCTCGAGTTCCTGGGTGGCTGA
- the LOC135632969 gene encoding uncharacterized protein LOC135632969, whose translation MQMHLNSLEKGKNTLHQVETSIFCPSKSFVLLVGFSRGCKQYSKLILDLVRTARTITVSSSSFRYIEGTVVHLPHELLRSWIYVTIDFFRTSRAGQTKVQTYGPHLYEPYKSLEVMWAHSEQSMHQSYAIYGQALKPYGPCWGVFVMTTTNADMTESH comes from the exons ATGCAGATGCACCTAAACAGCTTGGAGAAGGGAAAGAATACATTACATCAAGTTGAGACGAGCATCTTCTGTCCTTCAAAATCATTTGTATTGCTTGTTGGATTTAGCCGTGGTTGCAAGCAGTACTCAAAACTCATCTTagatctggtaagaactgctcgcACCATCACtgtatcatcatcatctttcAG ATATATTGAGGGAACTGTCGTCCATCTTCCACATGAACTGCTCCGATCTTGGATATATGTAACGATAGACTTCTTCCGGACTTCGAG AGCTGGCCAAACCAAAGTTCAAACATATGGACCACATCTCTATGAACCCTACAAGTCTCTGGAAGTCATGTGGGCACACAGTGAGCAATCAATGCATCAATCTTATGCTATTTATGGACAAGCCCTAAAACCATATGGGCCATGCTGGGGTGTTTTTGTGATGACAACAACTAATGCT GATATGACCGAATCCCACTGA